Proteins encoded by one window of Antechinus flavipes isolate AdamAnt ecotype Samford, QLD, Australia chromosome 4, AdamAnt_v2, whole genome shotgun sequence:
- the LOC127559581 gene encoding trace amine-associated receptor 7a-like gives MAISNNGSHSAALELCYESLNGSCIKTSYSPGPRVILYLAFGSGALLAVLGNLLVMISIIHFKQLHSPANFLIASLACADFLVGVTVMPFSMVRSVESCWYFGESYCKFHSCFEGSFCYSSIFHLCFISIDRYIAITDPLVYPTKFTLSVSGQCIVLSWFLAITFSFSLLYTGANDEGLEELVSALTCVGGCQIAVNQTWVLIDFLLFFIPTLVMVILYCKIFLVAKQQARKIESLSSKTESSSEGYKARVFKREKKAAKTLGIAVIAFLISWLPYFIDSIIDAFVGFITPAYIYEILLWFAYYNSAMNPLIYAFFYPWFRRAIKLIVTGRVFRGHSSTIDLFSKKK, from the coding sequence CCGAGTCATCCTCTACCTCGCTTTTGGTTCAGGCGCTCTGCTAGCTGTCTTAGGAAACCTTCTGGTCATGATTTCAATCATTCACTTCAAGCAACTGCATTCTCCAGCCAATTTTCTCATTGCCTCCTTGGCTTGTGCTGACTTTTTGGTGGGAGTCACTGTGATGCCCTTCAGCATGGTGAGGTCTGTGGAGAGTTGCTGGTACTTTGGGGAGAGTTACTGTAAATTTCACTCTTGTTTTGAAGGATCATTTtgttattcttctatttttcacttATGCTTCATTTCCATTGATAGATACATTGCTATCACTGATCCTCTGGTATATCCAACCAAATTCACTCTGTCAGTTTCAGGACAATGCATTGTCCTGTCCTGGTTCCTTGCTATTACATTTAGTTTTTCACTTCTTTACACAGGTGCCAATGATGAAGGACTGGAGGAATTAGTAAGTGCTCTCACCTGTGTGGGAGGTTGTCAGATTGCTGTGAATCAAACCTGGGTACTGATAGACTTCCTGTTATTTTTCATTCCCACTCTAGTTATGGTCATTCTTTATTGTAAGATTTTTCTAGTAGCTAAACAACAGGCTAGAAAGATTGAAAGCTTGAGCAGCAAAACTGAGTCATCTTCAGAGGGTTACAAAGCCAGAGTGtttaagagggagaaaaaagcagCCAAAACCCTGGGCATTGCAGTGATTGCATTTCTGATTTCATGGTTGCCATACTTTATTGACTCAATAATTGATGCATTTGTAGGGTTTATCACCCCAgcatatatttatgaaattttacTTTGGTTTGCTTATTATAACTCAGCCATGAACCCTCTGATATATGCCTTCTTTTACCCTTGGTTTAGAAGAGCAATTAAACTGATTGTCACTGGGAGAGTCTTCAGAGGTCACTCTTCAACAATagatttgttttctaaaaaaaaataa